A single region of the Streptomyces sp. ITFR-16 genome encodes:
- a CDS encoding RNA methyltransferase, with translation MADLITVDDPDDPRLSDYTGLTDVELRRRREPAEGLFIAEGEKVIRRARHAGYEMRSMLLSAKWVDLMRDVIDEVPAPVYAVSPELAERVTGYHVHRGALASMQRKPLPAAEELLRTTRRVVVMEAVNDHTNIGAIFRSAAALGMDAVLLSPDCADPLYRRSVKVSMGAVFSVPYARLDTWPKALETVREAGFKLLALTPDEKASSIEEAAPHRMDQVALMLGAEGDGLSTQALVAADEWVRIPMAHGVDSLNVGAAAAVAFYAVATGRPES, from the coding sequence GTGGCTGATCTCATCACCGTCGACGACCCCGACGACCCCCGCCTGAGCGACTACACCGGCCTGACCGACGTCGAGCTGCGGCGCAGGCGAGAGCCCGCCGAGGGCCTCTTCATCGCCGAGGGCGAGAAGGTGATCAGACGCGCCAGGCACGCCGGGTACGAGATGCGCTCCATGCTGCTCTCGGCGAAGTGGGTCGACCTCATGCGCGACGTCATCGACGAGGTCCCGGCCCCCGTGTACGCCGTCAGCCCGGAGCTCGCCGAGCGGGTCACCGGCTACCACGTGCACCGGGGGGCCCTCGCCTCGATGCAGCGCAAGCCGCTGCCGGCCGCCGAGGAACTGCTGCGCACCACCCGCCGTGTGGTCGTCATGGAAGCCGTCAACGACCACACGAACATCGGGGCGATCTTCCGCAGCGCCGCCGCGCTCGGCATGGACGCGGTCCTGCTCTCCCCGGACTGCGCCGACCCGCTGTACCGGCGCTCGGTCAAGGTCTCGATGGGCGCCGTCTTCTCCGTCCCGTACGCCCGCCTCGACACCTGGCCCAAGGCCCTGGAGACGGTACGGGAGGCCGGCTTCAAGCTGCTCGCGCTGACACCCGACGAGAAGGCCAGCAGCATCGAGGAGGCGGCCCCGCACCGGATGGACCAGGTGGCCCTGATGCTCGGCGCCGAGGGCGACGGGCTGTCCACGCAGGCGCTGGTCGCCGCCGACGAATGGGTACGCATCCCGATGGCCCACGGCGTCGACTCGCTGAACGTCGGCGCCGCCGCGGCGGTCGCCTTCTACGCGGTGGCCACGGGCCGCCCGGAGAGCTGA
- a CDS encoding protein kinase domain-containing protein, producing MAMMRLRREDPRVVGSFRLHRRLGAGGMGVVYLGSDRRGQRVALKVIRPDLAEDQEFRSRFAREVSAARRIRGGCTARLVAADLEADRPWFATQYVPGPSLHDKVAEEGPLSAAEVASIGAALSEGLVAVHEAGVVHRDLKPSNILLSPKGPRIIDFGIAWATGASTLTHVGTAVGSPGFLAPEQVRGAAVTPATDVFSLGATLAYAAMADSPFGHGSSEVMLYRVVHEEPQLFDVHDALAPLVSACLAKDPEERPSTLQLSMRLKEIAAREAQGLHESRPPAQRSAQEADRPTGRLDGPYTEQQTRRAAGPAPVARPQGRPAAPRPSSPRTGGSRPAQQQPGRSTRPGRRPQGTNGTNGRPGTRPGTRTTSTGRRPANPRLLRQRLVVFVVVTLLVALGIAAAQGCQGPPRGLGADPGQVVRVQAPAPGER from the coding sequence ATGGCGATGATGCGGCTCCGGCGCGAGGACCCGCGTGTCGTCGGCTCGTTCAGGCTGCACCGGCGGCTCGGGGCGGGCGGCATGGGTGTCGTCTACCTGGGTTCGGACCGGCGGGGCCAGCGGGTGGCGCTCAAGGTGATCCGCCCGGACCTGGCGGAGGATCAGGAGTTCCGTTCGCGGTTCGCGCGCGAGGTGTCCGCCGCCCGGCGGATCCGCGGCGGCTGTACGGCCCGGCTGGTGGCCGCGGACCTGGAGGCGGACCGCCCCTGGTTCGCCACGCAGTACGTGCCGGGGCCCTCGCTGCACGACAAGGTGGCCGAGGAGGGCCCGCTGTCGGCCGCCGAGGTGGCCTCGATCGGGGCGGCGCTCTCCGAGGGTCTGGTGGCGGTGCACGAGGCCGGAGTCGTCCACCGCGACCTGAAGCCGTCGAACATCCTGCTCTCCCCCAAGGGCCCGCGCATCATCGACTTCGGCATCGCCTGGGCGACCGGTGCCTCCACGCTCACGCACGTCGGTACGGCGGTGGGCTCGCCCGGCTTCCTCGCGCCGGAGCAGGTGCGGGGCGCGGCGGTGACGCCCGCGACGGACGTCTTCTCCCTCGGCGCCACGCTGGCGTACGCGGCGATGGCCGATTCACCCTTCGGGCACGGCAGTTCCGAGGTCATGCTCTACCGCGTGGTGCACGAGGAGCCCCAGCTGTTCGATGTGCACGACGCGCTCGCACCCCTGGTGAGCGCCTGTCTGGCCAAGGATCCGGAGGAGCGCCCGAGCACGCTCCAGCTCTCCATGCGGCTCAAGGAGATCGCGGCGCGGGAGGCGCAGGGGCTGCACGAGAGCCGGCCGCCCGCCCAGCGTTCGGCGCAGGAGGCGGACCGGCCGACCGGGCGGCTGGACGGCCCGTACACCGAGCAGCAGACCCGCAGGGCCGCCGGGCCCGCCCCGGTCGCGCGTCCGCAGGGCCGGCCGGCGGCGCCCCGTCCCTCCTCGCCGCGCACCGGGGGTTCGCGTCCGGCTCAGCAGCAGCCGGGGCGGTCGACGCGTCCGGGACGGCGGCCGCAGGGCACCAACGGGACGAACGGCAGGCCGGGGACGCGGCCGGGCACCCGGACGACCTCCACCGGCCGCCGCCCGGCCAACCCGAGGCTGCTCCGGCAGCGGCTCGTCGTCTTCGTGGTGGTGACGCTGCTGGTGGCCCTCGGTATCGCGGCGGCCCAGGGCTGCCAGGGTCCGCCGCGCGGCCTGGGCGCGGATCCGGGGCAGGTCGTCCGGGTCCAGGCCCCGGCGCCAGGCGAGCGGTAG